In the genome of Mytilus edulis chromosome 3, xbMytEdul2.2, whole genome shotgun sequence, one region contains:
- the LOC139515282 gene encoding uncharacterized protein, whose protein sequence is FRISPQSFELVCQLLGANEQLAKRTYRGGRQEIPLEKKVMIVLRYLASQETILGISDRFNITVSTFTKYREKVVNAINDLLPRFVQWPEELDSVAIKFNEMGTYEFQNIIGAIDGSHIPIEQPLECPNSYYNRKKFHSVILQAVCKDDLSFVNICVGMPGRCHDAKAFKHSHLSEIGDELCRQGQYHILGDAAYALMRWLITPFRDNGNLTREQYNFNKFLSSKRQVIERAFALLKGRFRRLKYVSIRDIKCICKIISACCVLHNICLQSDEDIAEFIDAEIDELDANLGENFPVNADNGEGILKRNNLTIELNRVNS, encoded by the coding sequence TTTAGGATTTCACCTCAGTCTTTTGAACTTGTATGTCAACTGTTAGGAGCTAATGAACAATTGGCAAAAAGAACATATCGAGGGGGACGACAAGAAATACCATTGGAGAAAAAAGTAATGATCGTTTTGCGATATTTAGCATCACAAGAAACTATTTTAGGAATAAGCGATCGGTTTAATATAACTGTTTCAACATTTACCAAGTACAGAGAAAAGGTTGTTAACGCAATAAATGATCTTCTCCCCAGATTTGTTCAGTGGCCTGAAGAATTGGATTCTGTCGCAATAAAGTTTAATGAAATGGGGACATACGAATTTCAAAACATTATAGGGGCAATCGATGGAAGCCACATTCCGATTGAGCAGCCATTGGAATGTCCCAATTCAtactataatagaaaaaaatttcaCTCTGTAATTTTACAGGCCGTATGCAAAGACGATCTTAGTTTCGTTAACATTTGTGTAGGTATGCCAGGAAGATGCCATGACGCTAAGGCGTTTAAGCATTCTCATTTATCTGAAATTGGAGATGAACTCTGCAGGCAAGGACAATATCACATTCTAGGCGATGCGGCTTACGCACTAATGAGGTGGCTTATAACACCATTTCGCgacaatggaaatttaacaagAGAGCAATATAATTTCAACAAATTTCTGTCATCCAAAAGACAGGTAATTGAAAGAGCCTTTGCTTTGTTAAAAGGACGTTTTCGTCGTTTGAAATACGTTAGCATTAGAGATATCAAgtgtatttgtaaaataatttcagCCTGCTGTGTTCTCCATAATATCTGCCTACAAAGTGATGAAGACATTGCTGAATTTATTGATGCAGAAATTGATGAATTGGACGCAAATTTAGGGGAGAACTTTCCAGTGAATGCAGACAATGGAGAAGGTATCTTGAAGAGAAACAATCTAACTATCG
- the LOC139516648 gene encoding synaptonemal complex central element protein 1-like isoform X1 — protein sequence MSFKVETLLASLKEIQQEKSYLEQKLNERRSRRRQLEQELESVNGKYLQIKDVHTKMNETLKVAQHKVSQTQSLADSLDDRNEYYKKSIEDFNQKLNVEKKKQMEEVTQFEENLSQVSDHLCSARTVFTDENLQNCLTEAGNIEKKLQEKVISYQNSLQGMEAEFDKLKINPKHEPYYSDIPVELRRDMWLFFQDEHHKASECLQGIQGQIDSAKQLIEAI from the exons ATGTCTTTTAAAGTAGAAACACTTTTAGCCAGTTTAAAGGAAATACAACAAG AAAAGAGTTATTTGGAACAAAAGTTGAATGAAAGAAGAAGCAGGAGAAGACAACTGGAACAAGAACTAGAAAGTG tcaATGGAAAGTATTTGCAGATTAAAGATGTCCACACAAAAATGAAtg AAACCCTAAAAGTTGCACAGCATAAAGTTTCTCAGACACAAAGCCTTGCTGATAG TTTGGATGATAGGAATGAGTATTACAAGAAGAGTATAGAAGATTTTAACCAGAAATTAAATGTTGAGAAAAAGAAGCAAATGGAAGAAGT gACACAGTTTGAAGAGAATTTGTCACAGGTGTCAGATCACTTATGCTCAGCAAGAACAGTTTTT ACAGATGAAAATTTACAGAATTGTTTGACTGAAGCAGGGAATATAGAAAAGAAACTTCAAGAAAAAG TGATAAGTTACCAGAACAGTTTACAAGGAATGGAGGCAGAATTTGACAAACTGAaaataaatccaaaacatgaaCCATATTACAGTGATATACCAGTGGAATTAAGAAGAGATATGTG GTTGTTTTTCCAAGATGAACATCACAAAGCATCTGAATGCTTACAAGGTATTCAAGGACAAATTGATAGTGCTAAGCAGCTGATAGAAGCCATCTGA
- the LOC139516648 gene encoding synaptonemal complex central element protein 1-like isoform X2, with protein MKSKNISVNKETPASEKSYLEQKLNERRSRRRQLEQELESVNGKYLQIKDVHTKMNETLKVAQHKVSQTQSLADSLDDRNEYYKKSIEDFNQKLNVEKKKQMEEVTQFEENLSQVSDHLCSARTVFTDENLQNCLTEAGNIEKKLQEKVISYQNSLQGMEAEFDKLKINPKHEPYYSDIPVELRRDMWLFFQDEHHKASECLQGIQGQIDSAKQLIEAI; from the exons ATGAAATCCAAAAACATCTCTGTTAACAAAGAAACACCAGCTTCAG AAAAGAGTTATTTGGAACAAAAGTTGAATGAAAGAAGAAGCAGGAGAAGACAACTGGAACAAGAACTAGAAAGTG tcaATGGAAAGTATTTGCAGATTAAAGATGTCCACACAAAAATGAAtg AAACCCTAAAAGTTGCACAGCATAAAGTTTCTCAGACACAAAGCCTTGCTGATAG TTTGGATGATAGGAATGAGTATTACAAGAAGAGTATAGAAGATTTTAACCAGAAATTAAATGTTGAGAAAAAGAAGCAAATGGAAGAAGT gACACAGTTTGAAGAGAATTTGTCACAGGTGTCAGATCACTTATGCTCAGCAAGAACAGTTTTT ACAGATGAAAATTTACAGAATTGTTTGACTGAAGCAGGGAATATAGAAAAGAAACTTCAAGAAAAAG TGATAAGTTACCAGAACAGTTTACAAGGAATGGAGGCAGAATTTGACAAACTGAaaataaatccaaaacatgaaCCATATTACAGTGATATACCAGTGGAATTAAGAAGAGATATGTG GTTGTTTTTCCAAGATGAACATCACAAAGCATCTGAATGCTTACAAGGTATTCAAGGACAAATTGATAGTGCTAAGCAGCTGATAGAAGCCATCTGA